A part of Lacinutrix sp. 5H-3-7-4 genomic DNA contains:
- a CDS encoding head GIN domain-containing protein — MKTLKLTLVLAITVFSFSCVNAQWNGKKIKGNGKVTTIKRSTSNYDAVKCAGWMDFILVKGTEGNITIEGEENLLDYIITEVNGNTLKIKTENNINLSPSRNKTIKITIPFNDIDEVTLSGSGDVKNMDKIITNNFESKVSGSGDIILEIDAKNIEAGVTGSGDLTLIGTTNNLKASVTGSGDFHGFDLEANDVEAKVTGSGDIEIICNGDLKGRVTGSGDIEYKGNPRKEDTKVTGSGSIGN, encoded by the coding sequence ATGAAAACATTAAAATTAACATTAGTATTAGCCATTACAGTATTTAGTTTTTCTTGTGTAAATGCACAATGGAATGGAAAAAAAATTAAAGGAAACGGAAAAGTAACAACTATTAAAAGATCTACATCAAACTATGATGCGGTAAAATGTGCCGGATGGATGGATTTTATATTAGTTAAAGGAACCGAAGGCAATATAACTATAGAAGGCGAAGAAAACCTATTAGATTATATTATAACAGAAGTAAATGGGAACACACTTAAAATTAAAACTGAAAACAACATTAATTTAAGTCCAAGTCGTAATAAAACAATTAAAATTACTATACCTTTTAATGATATAGACGAAGTAACATTATCTGGATCTGGAGATGTTAAAAATATGGATAAAATAATTACTAATAATTTTGAAAGTAAAGTTTCGGGTTCTGGTGATATTATTTTAGAAATAGATGCTAAAAATATTGAAGCTGGTGTAACTGGTTCTGGAGACCTAACGCTAATAGGCACAACAAATAATTTAAAAGCTAGCGTTACAGGTTCTGGAGATTTCCATGGTTTTGATTTAGAAGCTAATGATGTTGAAGCAAAAGTAACAGGCTCTGGAGATATAGAGATTATTTGTAACGGTGATTTAAAAGGGCGAGTAACAGGTTCTGGAGATATTGAATATAAAGGCAACCCAAGAAAAGAAGACACTAAAGTAACTGGTTCTGGAAGTATTGGTAATTAG
- the pyrR gene encoding bifunctional pyr operon transcriptional regulator/uracil phosphoribosyltransferase PyrR, with product MSHKVLLNAKTINIILHRLACQLIENHKDFSNTVLIGIQPRGKFLANRLANMLKTEYNIKDLKLGHLDITFYRDDFRRGDKIHEANTTNINFVVENKKVVFIDDVLYTGRSIRAALTAIQSFGRPTEIELLTLIDRRFSRHLPIQPNYRGRQVDAINKEKVKVNWEENEGEDAVYLINS from the coding sequence ATGAGTCACAAAGTATTACTTAATGCTAAAACCATAAATATCATTCTTCATAGATTGGCTTGCCAATTAATTGAAAATCATAAAGATTTTTCTAATACAGTATTAATAGGCATACAACCTAGAGGTAAATTTTTGGCTAATAGATTAGCCAATATGCTTAAAACCGAATACAATATAAAAGACCTAAAATTAGGGCATTTAGACATTACATTTTATAGAGATGATTTTAGGCGTGGAGATAAAATTCACGAAGCAAATACTACTAATATTAATTTTGTAGTAGAAAATAAAAAAGTAGTATTTATAGACGATGTACTCTATACAGGAAGAAGCATACGTGCAGCTTTAACAGCAATTCAATCTTTTGGAAGACCAACAGAAATAGAACTATTAACACTTATAGATAGACGTTTTAGTAGGCATTTACCAATACAACCTAACTATCGAGGTAGACAAGTAGATGCCATAAATAAAGAAAAAGTAAAAGTAAACTGGGAAGAAAACGAAGGAGAAGATGCAGTTTATTTAATTAATAGTTAA
- a CDS encoding LysM peptidoglycan-binding domain-containing protein, whose translation MKKVLTVAFLSLSLAAFSQDNVVDVLIDNKPAKLNITTGDYKFIDGSLNKTIDKTPGLHVVQKGETLYSISKKYDISIAQIKSVNNLSSNYLKVDQKLAIGYSTSRIIVNKNTHTVVKGDTLYSIAKSNNISVSYLKELNGLQNNIISIGQVLMLK comes from the coding sequence ATGAAAAAAGTACTTACTGTAGCTTTTCTGTCTTTATCACTCGCTGCATTTTCTCAAGACAACGTTGTAGACGTTTTAATAGATAATAAACCAGCAAAATTAAATATTACTACTGGCGATTATAAATTTATAGATGGATCTCTAAATAAAACTATAGATAAAACGCCAGGTTTGCATGTTGTACAAAAAGGAGAAACACTATATTCTATATCAAAAAAATACGATATAAGTATAGCACAAATTAAAAGTGTAAATAATTTAAGTTCTAATTATTTAAAAGTTGATCAAAAACTAGCTATAGGTTATTCTACTTCAAGAATAATTGTAAATAAAAACACACATACTGTTGTTAAGGGAGATACGCTTTATAGTATAGCTAAAAGTAATAATATATCAGTTTCTTATTTAAAAGAATTAAACGGTTTGCAAAATAATATTATAAGTATTGGTCAAGTACTAATGCTTAAATAA
- the cmk gene encoding (d)CMP kinase has translation MQKITIAIDGFSSTGKSTVAKQLAKHLGYIYVDTGAMYRAVTLFTMRNGYISKEDFNVNGLVEKLGAINITFKFNKDLGFAEVYLNGENIEREIRTLEVSSFVSKVAAIPEVRYQLVKQQQQMGKDKGVVMDGRDIGTVVFPYAELKLFMIASAEKRATRRYNELIERGDDVKYEDVLRNVQERDYIDSHREDSPLRKADDAIEIDNSDLSLKEQFEKVLQLVNMTFKNLK, from the coding sequence ATGCAAAAAATAACAATAGCTATAGACGGTTTTTCGTCAACAGGAAAAAGTACAGTCGCTAAACAATTAGCAAAACACTTAGGATACATTTATGTAGATACAGGCGCCATGTATCGCGCAGTAACTTTATTTACTATGCGCAACGGTTATATTTCAAAAGAAGATTTTAATGTTAATGGCTTAGTAGAAAAATTAGGAGCTATAAATATTACTTTTAAATTTAATAAAGACTTAGGTTTTGCCGAGGTATACTTAAACGGTGAAAACATAGAAAGAGAAATAAGAACTTTAGAAGTATCTAGTTTTGTAAGTAAAGTTGCAGCAATACCAGAAGTTCGTTACCAGTTAGTAAAACAACAGCAACAAATGGGAAAAGACAAAGGTGTTGTTATGGATGGTAGAGATATTGGTACAGTGGTATTCCCTTATGCAGAACTAAAATTATTTATGATAGCTTCTGCCGAAAAAAGAGCAACACGTCGTTACAATGAGTTAATAGAAAGAGGTGATGATGTTAAATATGAAGACGTATTAAGAAATGTACAAGAACGTGATTATATAGATTCGCATCGCGAAGATTCACCATTACGTAAAGCAGACGACGCTATAGAAATAGATAATAGCGATTTATCTTTAAAAGAGCAGTTTGAAAAAGTATTACAACTTGTAAACATGACTTTTAAAAATTTAAAATAA
- a CDS encoding LysM peptidoglycan-binding domain-containing protein, with protein MVKAKYQGVLDLGEKLNIQNGDVSETNGVLTVKGTAATQYEKNLLWDEIKAAGGENPSDIVADIKVEDTSVFARHTVKSGETLGGIAKQYYGNASKYNTIFEANTNILKNPDVIHPDQELVIPNL; from the coding sequence ATGGTAAAAGCAAAATATCAAGGTGTACTTGATTTAGGCGAAAAATTAAACATTCAAAACGGTGACGTTTCTGAAACTAATGGTGTATTAACAGTTAAAGGTACTGCTGCTACACAATATGAAAAGAATTTACTTTGGGATGAAATTAAAGCAGCTGGTGGTGAAAACCCAAGCGATATTGTTGCAGATATAAAAGTTGAAGATACTAGCGTTTTTGCTAGACATACAGTAAAAAGTGGTGAAACTTTAGGTGGTATTGCTAAGCAGTATTATGGTAATGCTAGTAAATACAATACTATTTTTGAAGCTAACACTAATATTTTAAAAAACCCAGATGTTATACACCCAGATCAAGAATTAGTAATCCCGAATTTGTAG
- the porQ gene encoding type IX secretion system protein PorQ: MLKKTVLTCTLLFSTFCFAQLGGQSTYQFLNLVNSPRQAALGGKVLTNVDWDVTQALYNPSTINIEMDNQFALNYTSYLGGISYGTAAYAYTWDRRTQTIHAGMTYVNYGDFDGYDENGISTGTFTGSEAALSVGYAKQIGYSDFYAGANVKLITSTLEQYNSFGIAADLGLLYIDERLEFQGTLVVRNLGTQITTYAGNRERLPLEIDLGLSQTLENVPLRWHLTFENLQQWPIGLENPARATTDLEGNITPEKVGFLAQVIRHTIVGAELFPDKGFNIRLGYSFRRGEELRIEEQRNFSGISAGFSVKLNKLRFSYTHAKYTSAANSNFFGLQIDLR, translated from the coding sequence ATGCTTAAAAAAACTGTCCTAACCTGCACACTATTATTCAGCACCTTTTGCTTTGCGCAATTAGGAGGACAATCTACTTATCAGTTTCTTAACTTGGTTAATTCTCCAAGGCAAGCTGCCCTAGGAGGAAAAGTACTTACCAATGTAGATTGGGATGTTACTCAAGCACTTTATAATCCATCAACTATTAATATAGAAATGGATAATCAATTTGCTTTAAATTATACCAGTTATTTAGGAGGTATTAGTTATGGTACTGCAGCATACGCTTATACTTGGGATAGAAGAACACAAACCATACATGCCGGAATGACTTATGTAAATTATGGTGATTTTGATGGTTATGATGAAAACGGAATTTCAACAGGTACTTTTACAGGATCTGAAGCTGCATTGTCTGTTGGTTATGCTAAACAAATAGGATATAGCGATTTTTATGCAGGAGCAAATGTAAAACTTATTACATCTACATTAGAGCAATACAATTCTTTTGGTATTGCTGCAGATTTAGGTTTGTTGTATATAGACGAGCGTTTAGAATTTCAAGGCACATTAGTAGTTAGAAATTTAGGAACACAAATTACAACCTACGCAGGTAATAGAGAGCGTTTACCATTAGAGATAGATTTAGGTTTGTCTCAAACTTTAGAAAATGTACCATTACGTTGGCATTTAACTTTCGAGAATTTACAACAATGGCCAATAGGCTTAGAAAATCCAGCAAGAGCAACTACAGATTTAGAAGGTAATATAACACCAGAGAAAGTAGGGTTTTTAGCTCAAGTTATTCGTCATACTATAGTAGGAGCAGAGCTGTTTCCAGATAAAGGTTTTAATATTAGATTGGGTTACAGTTTTAGACGTGGAGAAGAACTTCGAATAGAAGAACAGCGTAATTTTTCTGGTATTTCGGCAGGTTTTTCAGTAAAACTAAACAAACTCCGTTTTAGTTATACACATGCAAAATATACAAGTGCAGCAAATTCAAACTTTTTTGGGCTACAAATAGATTTGAGATAA
- a CDS encoding RNA polymerase sigma factor has product MSLTNHNTETLITLCLSKNQAAQLEIYNRYYKAMFNTAFRIVKDRYEAEDIMQDAFLKAFTKLDTLKELKTFGSWLKRIVVNMSIYHYNKSTKFDEVPLDDVLYKVEDCDGIASNHEFNSIKAKQVIESMSLLKDNYRVSLTLHLIEGYDYEEICEIMKISNANCRTMISRAKESLRHKMLAVVS; this is encoded by the coding sequence TTGAGTTTAACCAACCATAATACCGAAACATTAATAACACTTTGTTTATCTAAAAACCAAGCGGCGCAATTAGAGATTTACAATAGATATTATAAAGCAATGTTTAATACAGCTTTTCGTATTGTAAAAGATCGTTATGAGGCAGAAGATATTATGCAAGATGCTTTTTTAAAAGCCTTTACGAAGTTAGACACATTAAAAGAGCTTAAAACCTTTGGATCTTGGTTAAAACGTATAGTAGTAAATATGAGTATTTACCACTATAATAAAAGCACAAAGTTTGACGAAGTACCATTAGACGATGTACTATATAAAGTTGAAGATTGTGATGGCATAGCATCAAACCACGAGTTTAATAGTATAAAAGCAAAACAAGTAATAGAAAGTATGTCGCTTTTAAAAGACAATTATAGAGTATCTCTCACATTACATTTAATAGAAGGTTATGATTATGAAGAAATATGTGAAATAATGAAAATCTCTAATGCTAATTGTCGCACAATGATCTCTAGAGCAAAAGAAAGTTTAAGACACAAAATGCTTGCAGTAGTAAGCTAA
- the lon gene encoding endopeptidase La: MKKSNFISLDSLSLQDFDANSELIPLMTPEDEEKINNESLPETLPILSLRNTVLFPGVVIPITAGRDKSIKLINDANNGGKVIGVVSQKDEAVEDPKAGDIHEIGTVARILKVLKMPDGNTTVIIQGKKRFSVAEVITEEPYINATVREVPEAKPAKKNKEFQAIIDSIKELALQIIKDSPNIPSEASFAIQNIESDSFLINFVSSNMNLPVKDKQALLEKNDLKDRALETLKFMNIELQKLELKNDIQSKVQSDMNQQQREYFLNQQMKTIQEELGGGNAEEMEDMKKRAKAKKWDDKVAEHFEKELSKMQRMNPQVAEYSIQRNYLDLFLDLPWNEFSKDKFDLKRAKKILDRDHYGLDDVKKRIIEYLAVLKLRNDMKSPILCLYGPPGVGKTSLGKSIAEALGREYVRMSLGGLRDEAEIRGHRKTYIGAMPGRIIQSLKKAGTSNPVFVLDEIDKLSNSHQGDPSSALLEVLDPEQNSEFHDNFLEMGYDLSKVMFIATSNSLANLQPALRDRMEIINVTGYTIEEKVEIGKRHLLPKQLKEHGLEDKHLKLGKPQLEKIVEGYTRESGVRTLDKKIAKMVRYAAMNIAMEEEYDVKVTNDTVVDVLGGPKLERDKYENNDVAGVVTGLAWTRVGGDILFIESILSKGKGSLSITGNIGKVMKESATIAMEYIKANADEFGINPEVFDKYNVHIHVPEGATPKDGPSAGVTMLTSLVSLFTQKKVKKSIAMTGEITLRGKVLPVGGIKEKILAAKRAKIKEILLCEENKRDIEEIKPEYVKGLKFHFVTDMKDVLKLALTNQKVKNAKKL, encoded by the coding sequence ATGAAGAAATCAAATTTTATTAGTCTAGACAGTTTGTCATTGCAGGATTTTGATGCAAATTCTGAGTTAATTCCATTAATGACGCCAGAAGATGAAGAGAAAATAAACAATGAGTCTTTACCAGAAACCTTACCAATTCTATCGCTTAGAAATACGGTTTTATTTCCTGGTGTAGTAATACCAATTACAGCCGGTAGAGATAAATCTATAAAACTAATTAATGATGCAAATAACGGTGGAAAAGTTATAGGTGTTGTTTCGCAAAAAGACGAAGCTGTAGAAGACCCAAAGGCAGGAGATATACATGAAATTGGTACAGTAGCAAGAATATTAAAGGTTTTAAAGATGCCTGATGGTAATACTACAGTTATTATACAAGGTAAAAAAAGATTTTCGGTTGCAGAAGTAATTACCGAAGAACCTTATATTAATGCTACAGTACGCGAGGTGCCAGAAGCGAAACCAGCGAAAAAGAATAAAGAGTTTCAGGCTATAATAGACTCTATTAAAGAGTTAGCCTTACAAATTATTAAAGATTCACCAAATATTCCAAGTGAGGCATCTTTTGCAATACAGAATATTGAAAGCGATTCGTTTTTAATAAACTTTGTTTCGTCTAACATGAATTTGCCTGTAAAAGACAAACAAGCTTTATTAGAAAAAAACGACCTTAAAGATCGTGCTTTAGAGACTTTAAAGTTTATGAATATTGAGCTTCAAAAATTAGAGCTTAAAAACGATATACAATCTAAGGTTCAAAGTGATATGAACCAGCAGCAACGTGAGTACTTCTTAAATCAGCAAATGAAAACCATACAAGAAGAACTTGGTGGTGGTAATGCCGAGGAAATGGAAGACATGAAAAAGCGTGCTAAAGCAAAAAAATGGGATGATAAGGTTGCTGAGCATTTTGAAAAAGAATTATCTAAAATGCAACGTATGAATCCTCAAGTTGCAGAGTACTCTATACAACGTAATTATTTAGATTTATTTCTAGATTTACCATGGAATGAGTTTAGTAAAGATAAATTTGACCTTAAACGTGCTAAAAAAATATTAGATAGAGACCATTATGGTTTAGATGATGTTAAAAAGCGTATTATAGAATATCTAGCCGTATTAAAGTTACGTAATGATATGAAATCTCCAATTTTATGTCTTTATGGACCTCCAGGAGTTGGTAAAACATCTTTAGGTAAATCTATTGCCGAAGCATTAGGGAGAGAATATGTGCGTATGTCTCTTGGTGGTTTAAGAGATGAAGCCGAAATTAGAGGTCATCGTAAAACTTATATTGGTGCAATGCCAGGACGTATTATTCAGTCTCTAAAAAAGGCAGGAACATCCAATCCTGTATTTGTATTAGATGAAATAGATAAACTTTCTAACTCTCATCAAGGTGATCCATCTTCTGCTTTGTTAGAAGTATTAGATCCAGAGCAAAATAGTGAGTTTCACGATAACTTTTTAGAAATGGGTTACGACCTATCTAAGGTTATGTTTATAGCAACATCAAATAGTTTGGCTAATCTTCAACCAGCATTGCGTGATAGAATGGAAATTATCAATGTAACTGGCTATACAATAGAAGAGAAAGTAGAAATTGGTAAACGCCATTTATTGCCAAAACAATTAAAAGAGCACGGTTTAGAAGATAAGCACTTAAAGCTAGGAAAACCACAACTTGAAAAAATTGTTGAAGGTTATACAAGAGAATCTGGTGTTAGAACACTAGATAAAAAAATAGCCAAAATGGTACGTTACGCAGCAATGAATATTGCAATGGAAGAAGAGTATGATGTTAAAGTAACTAATGATACTGTTGTAGACGTTTTAGGCGGACCAAAATTAGAGCGCGATAAATATGAAAATAATGACGTTGCAGGAGTTGTAACAGGTTTGGCATGGACAAGAGTTGGTGGTGATATTTTATTTATAGAGTCTATACTGTCTAAAGGAAAAGGATCTTTATCTATTACTGGAAATATTGGAAAAGTAATGAAAGAATCTGCAACCATCGCTATGGAATATATAAAAGCGAATGCAGATGAGTTTGGTATTAATCCAGAAGTTTTCGATAAGTATAATGTGCATATTCACGTTCCAGAAGGTGCTACACCAAAAGATGGCCCAAGTGCAGGTGTAACAATGCTAACTTCTTTAGTTTCTTTATTTACACAAAAAAAGGTAAAAAAGAGTATTGCAATGACTGGAGAAATAACACTTCGTGGAAAAGTTTTACCTGTTGGCGGAATTAAGGAAAAAATACTAGCAGCAAAACGTGCAAAAATTAAAGAAATTTTACTTTGCGAAGAGAATAAAAGAGACATCGAAGAAATTAAACCAGAATATGTAAAAGGTTTAAAGTTTCACTTTGTAACAGATATGAAAGATGTTTTAAAATTAGCCCTAACAAATCAAAAAGTTAAGAACGCTAAAAAATTATAA
- the rpsA gene encoding 30S ribosomal protein S1 has translation MAEKAKQAEVEAQDAATAKKEAPVVSEAQANPEKFLADFNWHNYQEGIDEVEDSQLKEFEKLVSENFVDTLDDEVVEGEVVHMTDRDAIIDINAKSEGVISLNEFRYNPDLKVGDKVEVLIDVREDATGQLVLSHRKARVIKAWDRVNNAHDTGEIVNGFVKCRTKGGMIVDVFGIEAFLPGSQIDVKPIRDYDQYVNKTMEFKVVKINHEFKNVVVSHKALIEADIEEQKKEIIGQLEKGQVLEGVVKNITSYGVFIDLGGVDGLVHITDLSWSRINHPNEIVELDQKLNVVILDFDENKSRIQLGLKQLSKHPWDALGEEVSVGDKVKGKVVVIADYGAFIEVAEGVEGLVHVSEMSWSTHLRSANDFVNVGDEIEAQILTLDREDRKMSLGIKQLSQDPWTDITTKYPVGSKHTGIVRNFTNFGVFVELEEGIDGLIYISDLSWTKKIKHPSEFCNVGDKLDVVVLELDVEGRKLSLGHKQTTENPWDKYETEFALGTTHTAEIAEVVDKGATIEFNEDIVAFVPSRHLEKEDGKKLKKGDSAEFKIIEFNKEFKRVVASHTAIFREEEMANVKAAQAKQASQAAEAKPTLGDANDALQALKDKMDGKK, from the coding sequence ATGGCTGAAAAAGCAAAACAAGCAGAAGTTGAAGCTCAAGACGCTGCAACAGCAAAAAAAGAAGCTCCAGTAGTATCTGAAGCACAAGCAAACCCTGAAAAATTCTTAGCAGACTTTAACTGGCACAACTACCAAGAAGGTATCGATGAGGTTGAAGATTCTCAATTAAAAGAATTTGAAAAGTTAGTATCTGAAAATTTCGTAGATACATTAGATGACGAAGTAGTAGAAGGAGAAGTAGTACACATGACAGATCGTGATGCTATTATCGACATCAACGCAAAATCTGAAGGTGTAATTTCTTTAAACGAATTTCGTTACAATCCAGATTTAAAAGTTGGAGACAAAGTAGAAGTATTAATTGATGTGCGTGAAGATGCAACAGGACAATTAGTATTATCTCACAGAAAAGCACGTGTTATTAAAGCTTGGGATCGTGTAAATAATGCACATGATACAGGTGAAATCGTTAATGGTTTCGTTAAGTGTAGAACAAAAGGTGGTATGATTGTAGATGTTTTTGGAATTGAAGCATTCTTACCAGGTTCTCAAATTGATGTTAAACCAATTAGAGATTACGATCAATACGTAAACAAAACTATGGAATTTAAAGTTGTGAAAATCAACCACGAATTCAAAAACGTAGTAGTTTCTCATAAAGCTCTTATTGAGGCAGATATCGAAGAGCAAAAGAAAGAAATCATTGGTCAATTAGAAAAAGGTCAAGTATTAGAAGGTGTAGTTAAAAACATTACTTCATACGGTGTATTTATCGATCTTGGTGGTGTTGATGGTTTAGTTCATATCACAGATTTATCTTGGTCAAGAATTAACCATCCAAACGAGATTGTTGAGTTAGACCAGAAATTAAATGTTGTAATCCTTGATTTTGATGAAAACAAATCAAGAATCCAATTAGGTCTTAAACAATTATCTAAACATCCTTGGGATGCTTTAGGAGAAGAAGTTTCTGTTGGAGATAAAGTAAAAGGTAAAGTAGTTGTAATCGCAGATTACGGTGCATTTATCGAAGTTGCAGAAGGTGTTGAAGGTTTAGTTCACGTTTCTGAAATGTCTTGGTCTACTCACTTACGTTCTGCTAACGATTTTGTTAACGTTGGAGACGAAATAGAAGCACAAATTTTAACTTTAGATAGAGAAGATAGAAAAATGTCTCTTGGTATCAAGCAATTATCGCAAGATCCATGGACAGATATTACAACTAAATACCCAGTAGGTTCTAAGCACACTGGTATTGTACGTAACTTTACAAACTTTGGAGTTTTTGTAGAATTAGAAGAAGGTATTGATGGATTAATTTACATCTCAGATTTATCTTGGACTAAGAAAATTAAACACCCATCAGAGTTCTGTAACGTAGGAGATAAGTTAGATGTAGTAGTACTTGAGTTAGATGTTGAAGGACGTAAATTATCTTTAGGTCACAAACAGACAACTGAAAATCCTTGGGATAAGTATGAAACTGAATTTGCTTTAGGAACTACACATACAGCAGAAATTGCTGAAGTTGTAGACAAAGGAGCAACTATTGAATTTAATGAAGACATCGTAGCATTTGTTCCTTCTCGTCACCTTGAAAAAGAAGACGGTAAGAAATTAAAGAAAGGTGATTCTGCAGAATTCAAAATCATTGAATTTAACAAAGAGTTTAAGAGAGTAGTAGCATCGCATACTGCAATCTTTAGAGAAGAAGAAATGGCAAACGTAAAAGCTGCACAAGCTAAGCAAGCATCTCAAGCTGCTGAAGCTAAACCAACTTTAGGTGACGCTAACGACGCTTTACAAGCTCTTAAAGATAAAATGGACGGGAAGAAGTAA
- a CDS encoding LysM peptidoglycan-binding domain-containing protein: protein MKKIVLGLFGLLSLSIYAQDTTEIAEEFIPIEVEGKEAFISTKTGEYTYRAHKETNAEHLKTTPSGVVYTETIYHEVKKGETLFAIAKKNNTTVAQLKQSNKASALNLKPGAKLKIESKILLKSSSPVIGTSGEERIIAKLPPGESPGALAPPPPMEEIEKKLVKTKTSQEKPNQKVYKVKKSVKNPILDVEANSEVTNKVVNETTETKKERLARLKSEMAALEAELEETEATKSDVEEPLVEETETLINETIVEEPKANIKEDNGKKLMVFENNTEEEVTIHKETTAEKAARIIEEVRNTKKEQAESKSKITREKTESKVSFYTVEKGNSLWSIAKQHGMTVVEIKRLNALKNNNISVGQKLKVKPIAKQ from the coding sequence ATGAAAAAAATTGTATTGGGATTATTTGGTTTACTAAGCTTAAGCATTTATGCTCAAGACACAACCGAAATTGCAGAAGAGTTTATTCCAATAGAAGTAGAAGGTAAGGAAGCTTTTATTTCTACTAAAACAGGAGAATATACTTATCGAGCGCATAAAGAGACCAATGCAGAGCATTTAAAAACCACGCCTAGTGGCGTGGTTTATACAGAAACAATATATCACGAAGTAAAAAAAGGAGAAACACTATTTGCTATAGCAAAAAAGAATAATACAACTGTAGCTCAATTAAAACAAAGTAACAAAGCAAGCGCTTTAAACTTAAAACCAGGTGCAAAATTAAAAATAGAATCTAAAATACTTTTAAAATCAAGTAGTCCAGTAATTGGTACTTCTGGTGAAGAGCGTATAATAGCAAAACTACCTCCAGGTGAATCTCCAGGTGCATTAGCGCCACCACCACCAATGGAAGAGATTGAAAAAAAACTCGTTAAAACTAAAACTAGCCAAGAAAAACCAAATCAAAAGGTTTATAAAGTTAAAAAAAGCGTAAAAAATCCAATTTTAGATGTCGAGGCCAATTCGGAGGTAACTAATAAAGTAGTAAATGAAACTACCGAAACTAAAAAAGAGCGTTTAGCACGTTTAAAAAGTGAAATGGCAGCACTAGAAGCCGAACTTGAAGAGACTGAAGCTACTAAAAGTGATGTTGAAGAACCGTTAGTAGAAGAAACAGAAACCTTAATTAACGAAACTATTGTTGAAGAACCTAAAGCCAATATTAAAGAAGATAATGGCAAAAAATTAATGGTTTTTGAAAATAATACTGAAGAAGAAGTTACAATACATAAAGAAACTACTGCAGAAAAAGCAGCAAGAATTATAGAAGAAGTTCGTAATACAAAAAAGGAACAAGCTGAAAGCAAGTCTAAAATAACACGTGAGAAAACCGAGTCTAAAGTTAGCTTCTATACTGTTGAAAAAGGGAACTCTTTATGGAGTATTGCAAAACAACACGGTATGACTGTAGTTGAGATTAAAAGATTAAATGCTTTAAAAAATAATAATATTAGCGTTGGGCAAAAACTCAAGGTTAAGCCAATAGCTAAACAATAA